A single region of the Gorilla gorilla gorilla isolate KB3781 chromosome 1, NHGRI_mGorGor1-v2.1_pri, whole genome shotgun sequence genome encodes:
- the TNNI1 gene encoding troponin I, slow skeletal muscle encodes MLAKAKECWEQEHEEREAEKVRYLAERIPTLQTRGLSLSALQDLCRELHAKVEVVDEERYDIEAKCLHNTREIKDLKLKVMDLRGKFKRPPLRRVRVSADAMLRALLGSKHKVSMDLRANLKSVKKEDTEKERPVEVGDWRKNVEAMSGMEGRKKMFDAAKSPTSQ; translated from the exons ATGCTGGCCAAGGCCAAGGAATGCTGGGAGCAGGAGCACGAGGAGCGTGAGGCTGAGAAGGTGCGCTACCTGGCAGAGCGCATCCCCACGCTGCAGACCCGTGGCCTGTCCCTCAGCGCCCTGCAG GACCTGTGCCGGGAGCTGCACGccaaggtggaggtggtggaTGAGGAGCGATATGACATTGAGGCCAAATGCCTCCACAACACCAGGGAG ATTAAGGACCTGAAGCTGAAGGTGATGGACCTCCGTGGGAAGTTCAAGCGCCCGCCCCTGCGTCGGGTCCGTGTCTCGGCTGACGCCATGCTCCGGGCCCTGCTGGGCTCCAAGCACAAGGTGTCCATGGATCTGCGGGCCAACCTCAAGTCTGTGAAGAAGGAAGACACAGAGAAG GAGCGGCCTGTGGAGGTGGGTGACTGGAGGAAGAACGTGGAGGCCATGTCTGGCATGGAAGGCCGGAAGAAGATGTTTGATGCCGCCAAGTCTCCGACCTCACAATAG